The region AATGTTTGATGGGGAGCACAGAGAGCAAGGTCACAATGGGCAGGACAGAACCAGGGCTCCACTAGAGGAATTCTGAACTTTCGACAAAAGCTAAACCTAGTGGCTGAGAGGGTGATGGGTACACATGAGCCCGAGTCCACCGGGAAGCTCAAGGCTTGGCCGGCCTAAGCATGAATGTGGGAATTAGTATCTAGCATTCAGATGAAGAGTATGAAGAAAGGCTAAAGAGAATCCCTCAGATCCCGTCCCGTCCCGTCCCATCCGGTTCAGTCCTATTCTATTCTACACCCTTTAAGTGGGGAAGCTGGGATCTGGCTCTGGATTCTATTCTCTGGTTCCAAACTCTCCCGGTTAGAAGTGGACTAGGCAGGCAGAGGAGGCATTCTGACTGTGCAACTGTGTAGCCTTGCTTGCATGTCGGCTTTTGATTTCTAGAAGGCTTTCATGGTACATACAGTTGTCTTTACACAAAGGATGCTTCCACCCTAGCCATCTCCGGGTCTTCGGACCCACAGGgccatcctcaccagcatgttcCACTAAACACATACCCAGCTTTCACCTCAAACCCTCTCCAGCTTGTGCCCTCAGTTTCCCCAGGTTTGTGTGTGCCCCGCACCTGCTGTTTCAGGCACTCGGTTTCGCTCAGTCAGACACTTAAGCCAAGTGTCACTCCAGGTAGTTAACCATTTTCAACTCACTCTACACACCCAGAGATCCAGTTATCAGCTTTACCTTGTTAGTGTCTCAtgaatctccctctctccctgtccctgcctTCACCCAGCAACGTTCTTGATTATCACTGGTGTTTCAGTGTGGTCTTCCTGTGTCCAACCTCGCTGTATTCCATGTATTCTACCGCCAGAGTAGTCATTTAAAAGCACAAATATGCATGTTgttatcctttttaaaatattttggtgatGCTTGGGTGCCCTTGGGACGTGACAGTGACTCATCACGTTGGCACACAGATGCCTGCACAGTTCTGTATTTCCAGAGCTGAGCTAGGGTTCCCACCAACATTCTTGCATCAGGCAAAACACTACAGTCTTCTAAGACTTCTTGTCCGGTCAAGTCCTtctattttacttaaatttttattttgataggcTCTTTTTGTTATGCCATCCAGGctgggcctggaactcaccatatagaCAGCGATAACCTCAAagatgtgatcctcctgcctcagcctaccaagtgctgggattatagctgtgtGTCAGCACACTTGGCTTGtctgtctcccctctcctctgagatACTAACTCTGACACTTTTTCTTTCCAATGCTGAGTAGTCTAGTACCAGAAGTGGGTAGCTCTTTCCTCTGTCCCTGCAGTACCCTGAGCATAACAATTTGCTAGCCTAAATTATAATTGCCATTCTACTTATTGGCATTGATTATTAGAGTGCCAATTATCTGAGAGATCCttgttttgctaatttttttggagacagggtctcactgtgcaatTTGAGGGACAGTTTTATCCTTGAGGCCTTTCTTGTGTCACTGCTTGCACAACTAAAACTCAGTGCTTGGGTACAGTTGATGCATAATAACTGTGGAAAGAACTTAAAAACTGTGGAAGGAACTTAGGAAGAGTTCACATTTCACATTTCTATGCACATCACATACATTCTTAGGGAGTCTCTGATCAAGATCTTCATCAGAAGGATACAGACCTCAGGTAACTTAGGGTGGGATTAAGTGCACAAACCATTTGTTTAAGCaggaaaacagacatttaaaactAAGAAGAAATAGAGATATCTTAAATAGTAAGGAGTGGACAGGAGGCTCTAAAAGGGGACCTGAACAGAACctgaatttgaaaaacaaaacaaaacaaaaaaaaaacccaaaagtaacAGTAATAGCTGTTAACTAAAGAGAGATTTCACTATCAGTAGAAACCCAGAAACAAgtgagactttaaaaataatagagatGAAGGGGAGAGGGTCCATGCCTGGAGGTGTGGCTGAATAGATTACAAACGGAGGATAAGGATAAAGGATTTTCTAGTTGTCTTTGTATCTTAGTCTTGTTGACATATTTCCACCATAACCATGAGCGGAAGTAGAAGGCTCAAGCAAATATTGTACCGTCGATTGAATTTATCTAGGAAGTCGAGAATCTCAGAGGACCAGAGTGGCTCTCTTACTAAGATTAATAATCCTGATAGATTGTGAAACCCAGTAACACAGGTAGACATGCTTACACATAGTGTGCCCCGTGTTTACACAGTGCATCTGCACACCCATTACAGAGACACTGCTTCCACTCACAGGACTATCAGGTGTTCTCCAtggactggggatatagctcagtgggcaGTGTGCTTGTCTAGCATACCCAAAGCCCCAGCACCATGTCAAgtcagctgtggtggcacacacatgtaaccCCTGCACTCCAGAGGTAGgagtaggaggatcagaagtttaaggttatcCTTAAAGGTCATCGTTGTCTATATATATAGAAAATTGGAATGGAAAGGACCCCTCAGTGGTTTCAGGCACTCTGATGATCATGGATTTGGCATGGAGAAATGACAGTCTTTAGTGGAATAAAGGGACCAAAATCCTTTGACATATTCATATGGGGACAAGGCTCCTAGAAACTGTCCAAGGTCCTGGGACCTTCGGGTCGCTCGGGTATAGATTATCAGGGTGCTGTATCTGGggctgacccccccccccgccccgatTCTTCTGTTGGTAACAACTTCAGTTACTTTAGTACATCTGTCTATTGCTACTTGGACCTCATATGAAATCTTCACTTTTTTTCAGGATAGCCCACCTGCTCCCCTTCCAGATTCCAGGCAGGTGGCATGGCCATTCCCATATTGAAGAGGCAGGTTCCCAAATCTGTTGGATTGGAAGCTGTCTGTGGGCCTGTTACAGACCTCTGGAAGGCCACCTGGGCTCACCTGTCTGGATGGCCTTCAGGGTTGAATCCTTCTCCCACTGGAAAAGATTTTTCACCTGATCATCAAATTGCTCTCTGTGCACTGCCTTAGCCATTTCCACCAGTTCTGCCCGCTTAGCAGGGACCACTGGGCGGCTTGTAACAcctgggaagggaggggctgaGTAACCAGAGGGGAGAGAAAATGCCTTAAGACTAAGAGGACTCACATGCAAAAGAGTAACCCAGTCCCCCACTTCTGGGTAAGTCAAGGGTAGTGCAAAAGCCACAGGGACAGGGGAAAGGTAGGAACAGTTACCACCagctcttttctccttcttcttctttgcacGAAGCCCAGGCTTGGCTGCAGGGATCTTACTAGTACCCACTGCCAGCTCATCTTCCCCTGCTTCCCCCTCCTTTGTAGATCCGTCCTCCTTGGCCTGGGTTGGTGATTCTGAAAAGGAGTGCTTTGGAAAGTGCTCAGATTCAGGGGCCTGGGTCTGTGGGACTTTATCAGAGGTAAGCTCATGGGAGGACTCAGGGATACTGGCTGTTGGTGAGACCTCAAGAGGTTCTTTTTGGACTTCGGAGATGGGACTCTCATACTCTGGGATATTGGCCGTTGGTGAGACCTCAAGAGGTTCTTTTTGGACTTCGGAGATGGGACTCTCATACTTGGGGATACTGGCTGTTGACGAGACCTCAAGAGGTTCTTTTTGGACTTCGGAGATGGGACTCTCATACTCTGGGATATTGGCCGTTGGTGAGAGCTCAAGAGGTTCTTCTTTGACTTTAGAGACAGGACTGCCATAGTCAAGCTCCTCCAAAGGAATCTCGGCGATGGCTTTTTCTAGAGAGGTCACAGACTGAGGAGACAGTTGGGGTGGTAGGGAAAGAAGCCCAGAAGAACTGGACTTTACAGGAGGAGTTCCGGAGACAGAAGAATCCTGGAGGCCCTCAGAGCCCTTGGTGTCGGCATTCAGGGGGGCAGGTGTTTCAAGATGGATTTCTGGAGGCTGGAAATGTTTCTGCGAGCCGGAGGGCTGTAAGGGAGTTTCATGGGTAGTGGCCTCGTACAAGTCTTCAGCGTTGGGGTCCTTTAAAGAAGGctgttcctttgcatcctgagtgTCCTGAGGGCCTTCTGTGGTCTGATCTGCTTCCATCTAGTGGCAGAATAAGGTACAGGCTCCATtaggctgaggctggagggtcTATAAGTCAGAGCAGAGCCCCAGGGTTCACAGATGGtacagataaggaaaaaaaattagtagTGCACCTAAGACATTACAAGTAAGAAAGAAGTCTGAATTTCAGGGTGTCCCAGGAGGGCCTCTcatgtaaccccccccccccacagtacTATTGTAGGGTGGCAGGGAGCTGGAATTTAAAGATGGAGCAACAGAAGCAGGAGTCAGAATCTCATCAGTAGATGGTAGCAGAGGACCATGGCCCAGGAGGGAGCCCCAACACAGCTACTTTGCCAGTCCAAGTGCAGGGTGTGGGGCATGTCTTAAGATCCTGGAATTGTCGCTCTGAAGTGCCCGAGTGGGGTTGGCTTCGAAGAGCCCAGGAGAATGCCACAGAACACACAGCTGTTTTCCAGGGATACCAGCCTCCTTCCTTAATCTCATTTATGTGCAAGGCTTCAACTACTTCCAGCTACATGCTGTGTCCACTTGTGTTCCCCTCctacctctctcccctctttttcttttgaaggcCTTGTAGCCCAGGCTCTTTCTGAACGCCTTATAGGACTCCTGCCTCGGTCTTGCGAGGATGACATTATAAAGGTGCATCACCGTGCCTGGCTACCACTGGCTTCTAAATCTGCATCTCTAACTCGGATCTCGTTATTCCCTTGCGCTTTAGGTGCACATGCTAGGTCTTTCCCAGGGAAGTCCCACTCCCTTCAAACCTGGAAACACATGTCTTACCCTAGTCTTCTGTAGTGCCATCTGCAACTAGCACTACTCCTAATCTTCCAAACACGCCCCAAATGTATCTCTTTCTCACCGCTCCCTTCAATTTGTTCATGTTCTCATTATTTTCTGCCTGGCGGTACAGTACCATTGGCTCTCCACTACCACCTCTGCATATCCACCCACTCAACCTTTCACTTAGGACACATTTTATAAACAGCCCCAACTAATACTTTACTCAGGCACCATGTATGCATCTGGGACCAGATGAGCTTGAGAGAGAGGCAATGCAACACACAGGAGCAGAATGGATGGCTTATCTCCAGGATGCTGTGAAGAGGGAGGATGCTGAATTCACCCTAGAAAGATCCAGGAGGGAAGCTCTTTCCTCCTCCAGCAAGAGCTTTTGAACACACAATCTCCTGAACCAGCCTAATGGATGACATCCAAGTTTCTTGGCCCTGACTGGCAAGGTCTGTTATCACCACCTCAGACCCTTTCAGGTGCTAAGGAATGAACTGAAGGCTTTTATATGCTGGCAAGTGCTCTATCGTGGAGCTACACCCAAAAACccttggtattttgagacagggtctcactacaggcctggctggcctagaatttggaccaagctggctttgaactggcaataattctcctgcctctagttCCCAGGTACTGAAATTACAGGCCAGTGCTATCACTCAGGCTTCCAACACAGACCCTGTCATCTGTACAAGTCTATCATCATTTGTAAGTGCTACTTAAGGATTCACGTGTTTCACTGATCTGTAGTTTGTCCCGTGCCTCAGAGACAGTATTAGCTACCTTGAGATATTGCATCTTAAGCTCATTAGAGAGATCTCTCAGCAGAAGACCTGGGATTAATTCTCAACATGGCCACTCACGACCGCCTGTAGTTCTAGTCCCAAGGGTTCTGACcctctcttccagcctccacaggcactgtactCATGTGGTGTACAAATATACACGCAGGcaaacacacccatacacataaaataaaattaaaggtttgtttttttaaaaagtaatgggTGAGAACGCGGACAAAAGTAGAGGACGTGCCGGGAGGGACAGATGGTATTAGGAAAAGTGGCAGGGTAAAGGGCTGGGGTGGAGGGCTGTTTGAAAAACTACCTACCTCTCTGCTTGGGCTTGGTGGTCCCAAGTCCTTAGGTCAGGATCTTTACCTGGGTTGGCGGGGGAAGTATTGATTCTGACCTACGGAATGGTTTTGCTGTTGATGAGCCAGGCTGTAGGTGCTAATGAGAGGCCTTGCTAAGTTTGTTTGGGAAGGCTTAGGCACCTGCAGACCTTAGCAAAGGGACTCTGGCCCCAGTTGATAAAGGCaataaagggaaggaagaagagaggtccAGGACCAATGAAGGATGCGCTCTAGAACCCAGGACAGGCTTCGATCCCCAGGGCAACAGAAATGCCAAGTAGTCTCCAGGGCAACAGAAGTCTTCTCGTCATCTCCGGGCATGGGTGAGGTTTCCTGAGAGGGCTGCTTTGGATCTAGTTGGGATCAGAGTTGAGTGAGTCTCTCTGTAGGCTGTGCAGACCTAGGCATGGGAGGAACACGGCCCGAGAGGAGCCTGATTTATTGAGTTTCTGGAAGGTTTCTGTACCGTGTGTGTGCCGCGTTCACTGGGAGATGTGGACCTGAGAGGTGACCCAGGGCCGGGCGGTGAGGCTTGAGACAGAGGCTCTCAGGTAGGCAGCGCAGCAGGCTTCAGTTAGAGGCCAATAGAATTGGGTAGGGGCGGGCTTTGCTGAGAGCGGCCAATCGCATGGGGCGCGGGGCGGAGCGCCAGGCGAGCGTCACGCCGCGGCCGCCGCGGGGCCTGCTTAACGCCGGTTCAGCGCAGCCCGGAGTCGCCCAGGCCTGAACTCCTCCCCAGGTcccggccccggccccggccccgaGCCCGCGAGGACGCCAGAGGCCACCCCCCGGGGGTGGGGAGCGGAGCCGCGGGTCAGCTCTACGAGCGTCCCGTGCTGGCCTGgccggccccgcccccgccccgggCCATGGCCCAGCCCTTGTCCCGGCCCCTCATCCTATCCCAATCTCAGCCTTGGCCTCCGGCCACGCCCTCGCCCCGCTTCCCAAACCTGTCCAGGCCCCGGCCGGTGTCCCAGCGAATGTCCAGGTCCAGGTCCCCGCTTCAACCCcggtccctgcccccagcctggCCGCTATCTCCGCCTCGGCCCTTGTTCCACCCCTTGTCACAATTCCCAGCCCAGCATCTGACCCTGTCCCATTCCCCGCCTTTGCTTAAGCCCctggcccagccccagcccttgcTTCAATCTCCATCACCCCTACTCCTTCCATCACACCTCCTGCCCTTGTTTGAGCCCCGGTGCTCAGTTCAGCGCCACCCAAAAAAAGCTCAGTCTTTGCCCAAGTCTCTTTCACTGGGTCCCCGCCTCTCTCATACTCTACCCCTCTCCCAGCCTCGACTCAGGTCTGGGCTCCAGCTGCCACCAGCCctattgctgctgttgctgttttctgtCCTTGGTCCAGGGGCTGGTGAGTGCAGAAGCGGAAAGGATTGAGACCGGATGGGGTTCCAGGGAGGGATAGCTTGGAAAGAGTCGGGAGAGGTGGGACTTGGTGAGCTCAGTCACTGGgggaagaaatgtgtgtgtgttgggggggggggNGGGCAACAAGGGGGCTTACACAAGAGATGGATTTGCAGCCTTTAAGAGTGGTGAGGCAGGGACTCTCAGGTAGTTCAGCAGGTTGCTAATAGTCCTCAAGAGACGGAGATCTCCTTTGCCCGTGTCCATCCTGACTCCTTGAGTCTGGCTTTCCCTGGGAAGTTTTGGGGACTTTGCTCCTTTTGTTTCCATAGTTTTGTGGAGAGGACATAGTCCCACCAGTAAAAGCTTCTTTTGTAACCTGAGATATGGAGAGCCTAAAACTTTGAGATAACAAacgcacattaaaaaaaaaaaaaagggctgaaAAGTAGTTTTGAAGACAATACGTTGCATTATATAGATGGACATGGGTTACTCATAATGAGTTTCTTCTTGTGCTGGGTCTTTCCCTAAGCAATCATAGCTGGGctaagaatagtttttgatacGTTTAAAGCATGACTGAACCTCAGCACAATTctgcagatggggaaactgaggctcagggagggAGCAGTTCAAAGTTGTGTTCTACATAGATGGCAATAGTGGAGCTAGAAAAAAAAGGGTTTCCTAATTCCTGTGACATAGTGGttgtctccctcccctcttcctctgacTACAATACCCCACTGAAGTATTCTTCCATTGACCCAAGGCATAATCTCTTTCATAAACTGTTTCTCACTTGTATCTAGTCCAGGAAGCCCCTTGGCTGGTTAGTAGAGCGGCCCAGCCTCGTAATGGTCAGaatgagagaagcagagaggggccCAGCTTAAGGGGCAGAGGTGGTCCCATCAGGAAATGGCTAGTGTTCAAGGTCTTAGCCCCAAGCCACCTTTTCTGAGTGGCTCTGTCGCAAGAGATTGTCCCAACTGTCTTTGGCAATAACAGCTAGCTGCAGCTGTGGGTGGCAGGGGTTTTCAGTGATCTCAGTGGGTCTACTCAGTGTACAGCCTGAGATCAGTGCCATCCGAGGGTCGCAGGCCTGCAGAGACGTGTGGGGactgtgcacttgtgtgtataACAGGGACCTGGGAATGGTGCACGCGTGCCATGCATTCACCCTTACATGTTGGTGACCTGCATTTGATCTGAATATACGTGAGCTGATAATGTCTTTGGAGTGCATATATTActgtgtgagggggaggggatgttATATGGCCCACACACTTCTCAGCTTGGCCTGCTCCTCTTAGGAACGTATCACCAAAGTGCTACTTTTAGAAGCAGGTAATTCCTAGGCTTGAAGGAAgcattagaggtgtgtgtgtgtgtgtgtgtgtgtgtgtgtgagtgagtgtgtgagaatgTTCACATCCGGAAGCTCCTATTACTCACCATGCATGGTCATGCtaggcttcctcctcctccctcttcttcctctttcttctcttcctcttctccctcttcctccttctttccttccttcctcctcctcctcctcctcctccctccttctcctccttcaaaTGTGGGCATTGGGATTTCAACTCAGGTTTTCATACCTAGATAGCAAATATTCATACCCACTGATTGTCTCCCTAGACCTTGAGATCTTATTCATCATCCACCCAGTCTCCTGGGAGGAAGGAGCCAGGATGGGGGGTAGACATTCGTTGTTGACTACAGTGCAGGATCAACACTTTCCGAAGCAGCTGGCAATTAGCTTTTGGTTTTGATGAGGAGAGTttgcgcgcacacgcacacgcacacacacacacacacacgatttagGTGAAACACCTTCATGTTATTGTAGAAGGGACATCAGGACAAGCTCATTTAGACTTGGGTAGCCATGCTTTCTGGGACATGGTTCTGGTAGGCCCTGTTAAAATTCCAAAGCAAAGCATGAGATGGATAGGGCAGTTTTCCAAGGAGCCGCCCTGCCTCCAACTCCTATGTTACCCCCAAAGCTCCAGGCTTCTATCTACTCCTTTTCCAACAAGTACATCCtgggacacccccacccccgtatTCTCTGGCTTTGTTGAGGTTGGCTTAGGCAGGTCCATTCTCCAGGCCAAGCAAGCTCTTTGTGCCTGTCTGGTGCTAGCTTTAGGAGGATCCCTTCCCTATGCCCAGCAGAGGGCGCTCCAGAGCTCTTATTTCCTATAACAATAGTATTCAAGGCTAATCAGTGTTGA is a window of Mus caroli chromosome 4, CAROLI_EIJ_v1.1, whole genome shotgun sequence DNA encoding:
- the Fam221b gene encoding protein FAM221B isoform X3, giving the protein MEADQTTEGPQDTQDAKEQPSLKDPNAEDLYEATTHETPLQPSGSQKHFQPPEIHLETPAPLNADTKGSEGLQDSSVSGTPPVKSSSSGLLSLPPQLSPQSVTSLEKAIAEIPLEELDYGSPVSKVKEEPLELSPTANIPEYESPISEVQKEPLEVSPTASIPESSHELTSDKVPQTQAPESEHFPKHSFSESPTQAKEDGSTKEGEAGEDELAVGTSKIPAAKPGLRAKKKKEKRAGAPPFPGVTSRPVVPAKRAELVEMAKAVHREQFDDQVKNLFQWEKDSTLKAIQTGIYIGWRCPHYLWDCFRIGDESKCFCGHLLREHQIISDLSVPCSVSQCRCLMFCFIPSRPEEVGEFWLKKRATFDPKAWRAQCRCKHTHEEHAATGAHPCRHRGCFCPSFESNFLCVACDRRWEEHETFFETGDTRRKGKRPYGANNIKNWHRNY
- the Fam221b gene encoding protein FAM221B isoform X1, whose product is MEADQTTEGPQDTQDAKEQPSLKDPNAEDLYEATTHETPLQPSGSQKHFQPPEIHLETPAPLNADTKGSEGLQDSSVSGTPPVKSSSSGLLSLPPQLSPQSVTSLEKAIAEIPLEELDYGSPVSKVKEEPLELSPTANIPEYESPISEVQKEPLEVSSTASIPKYESPISEVQKEPLEVSPTANIPEYESPISEVQKEPLEVSPTASIPESSHELTSDKVPQTQAPESEHFPKHSFSESPTQAKEDGSTKEGEAGEDELAVGTSKIPAAKPGLRAKKKKEKRAGAPPFPGVTSRPVVPAKRAELVEMAKAVHREQFDDQVKNLFQWEKDSTLKAIQTGIYIGWRCPHYLWDCFRIGDESKCFCGHLLREHQIISDLSVPCSVSQCRCLMFCFIPSRPEEVGEFWLKKRATFDPKAWRAQCRCKHTHEEHAATGAHPCRHRGCFCPSFESNFLCVACDRRWEEHETFFETGDTRRKGKRPYGANNIKNWHRNY
- the Fam221b gene encoding protein FAM221B isoform X2, which codes for MEADQTTEGPQDTQDAKEQPSLKDPNAEDLYEATTHETPLQPSGSQKHFQPPEIHLETPAPLNADTKGSEGLQDSSVSGTPPVKSSSSGLLSLPPQLSPQSVTSLEKAIAEIPLEELDYGSPVSKVKEEPLELSPTANIPEYESPISEVQKEPLEVSSTASIPKYESPISEVQKEPLEVSPTANIPEYESPISEVQKEPLEVSPTASIPESSHELTSDKVPQTQAPESEHFPKHSFSESPTQAKEDGSTKEGEAGEDELAVGTSKIPAAKPGLRAKKKKEKRAGGVTSRPVVPAKRAELVEMAKAVHREQFDDQVKNLFQWEKDSTLKAIQTGIYIGWRCPHYLWDCFRIGDESKCFCGHLLREHQIISDLSVPCSVSQCRCLMFCFIPSRPEEVGEFWLKKRATFDPKAWRAQCRCKHTHEEHAATGAHPCRHRGCFCPSFESNFLCVACDRRWEEHETFFETGDTRRKGKRPYGANNIKNWHRNY
- the Fam221b gene encoding protein FAM221B isoform X4, with amino-acid sequence MEADQTTEGPQDTQDAKEQPSLKDPNAEDLYEATTHETPLQPSGSQKHFQPPEIHLETPAPLNADTKGSEGLQDSSVSGTPPVKSSSSGLLSLPPQLSPQSVTSLEKAIAEIPLEELDYGSPVSKVKEEPLELSPTANIPEYESPISEVQKEPLEVSSTASIPKYESPISEVQKEPLEVSPTANIPEYESPISEVQKEPLEVSPTASIPESSHELTSDKVPQTQAPESEHFPKHSFSESPTQAKEDGSTKEGEAGEDELAVGTSKIPAAKPGLRAKKKKEKRAGGIYIGWRCPHYLWDCFRIGDESKCFCGHLLREHQIISDLSVPCSVSQCRCLMFCFIPSRPEEVGEFWLKKRATFDPKAWRAQCRCKHTHEEHAATGAHPCRHRGCFCPSFESNFLCVACDRRWEEHETFFETGDTRRKGKRPYGANNIKNWHRNY